In bacterium, one genomic interval encodes:
- the lptE gene encoding LPS assembly lipoprotein LptE: MRRIVAPLVALVLTAGCRYTFSPNLPPGIESVAVPTVANATFEYGIEQELTAAIIEELLVNSPLTVAPEARADSLLLVTITSYVTRAVAYDVEEAVKKRELTVELEVVFRDLDAKRDLWRDTSLSERVTYYDVETGAGSGTEAEAYTESVNLLAQRVVDRIVEGW; encoded by the coding sequence GTGAGGAGAATCGTCGCTCCACTCGTGGCGCTGGTCCTTACCGCGGGCTGCCGCTACACCTTCAGCCCCAACCTGCCGCCGGGAATCGAGTCGGTGGCGGTGCCCACCGTCGCCAACGCCACATTCGAGTACGGCATCGAGCAGGAGCTCACCGCCGCCATCATCGAGGAACTCCTGGTCAACTCGCCCCTGACCGTGGCCCCCGAGGCGCGCGCCGACTCCCTCCTCCTGGTCACCATCACCAGCTACGTCACCCGCGCCGTGGCCTACGACGTGGAGGAGGCGGTGAAAAAACGCGAGCTCACCGTGGAGCTCGAGGTGGTCTTCCGGGACCTGGACGCCAAACGCGACCTCTGGCGGGACACCTCCCTCTCCGAGCGCGTGACGTACTACGACGTCGAGACCGGCGCGGGGAGCGGGACCGAGGCGGAGGCCTACACCGAGTCGGTCAACCTCCTGGCCCAGCGTGTCGTGGACCGCATCGTCGAGGGCTGGTGA
- the rdgB gene encoding RdgB/HAM1 family non-canonical purine NTP pyrophosphatase, protein MSRILIASRNPDKLRELRDILGTEGYHPVSLLELDPAGTLEIAETGRSFTENAVLKATAVAERFGDLGLGEDSGLSVDTLGGAPGIFSARYHALDAEMLRGIYPEYPGGRPLTATDVPADSLNNVRLLAELEGFSDRIARYTCAVALVTPAGEVLLAAVGKVEGRIGDRPVGDGGFGYDPLFIPEGSELTFAQHSPEAKHAVSHRGRALKRLVDFLKEERP, encoded by the coding sequence ATGAGCCGCATCCTGATCGCCAGCCGAAACCCCGACAAGCTCCGCGAGCTCCGGGACATCCTCGGAACCGAGGGGTACCACCCGGTCTCCCTCCTGGAGCTCGACCCCGCGGGCACCCTCGAGATTGCCGAGACCGGCCGGAGCTTCACCGAAAACGCCGTCCTCAAGGCCACCGCCGTAGCCGAGAGGTTCGGCGACCTGGGGCTGGGCGAGGACTCGGGGCTGTCCGTGGACACCCTGGGCGGCGCGCCGGGTATCTTCTCCGCCCGGTACCACGCCCTCGACGCCGAAATGCTTCGCGGCATTTATCCAGAATACCCCGGAGGCCGTCCGCTGACGGCGACGGACGTCCCCGCGGATTCGCTCAACAACGTGCGGCTCCTCGCCGAGCTCGAGGGATTCTCCGACCGCATCGCCCGCTACACCTGCGCCGTCGCCCTGGTCACTCCGGCGGGGGAGGTTCTCCTGGCCGCCGTGGGGAAGGTGGAGGGGCGGATCGGGGACCGGCCGGTAGGCGACGGGGGATTCGGTTACGACCCCCTCTTCATCCCCGAGGGGTCGGAGCTTACCTTCGCCCAACATTCCCCGGAGGCCAAGCACGCCGTCAGCCACCGCGGCCGAGCGCTGAAGCGGCTCGTGGACTTCCTGAAAGAGGAACGGCCGTGA
- a CDS encoding DUF2089 domain-containing protein, with protein sequence MPYPIPGHCPVCGKEFNVTELLCKSCRATLRGDFTLCDFCRLSSEQRAFLKHFVAVGGSIKDMEGILGISYPTVKKRLAELADILGVGHRFPRPDPKRAAAERLRLLEMLAAGEMTADEVSKRFEEMNEEEER encoded by the coding sequence ATGCCCTATCCCATACCCGGCCACTGCCCCGTCTGCGGCAAGGAGTTCAACGTCACCGAGCTCCTCTGCAAGAGCTGCCGCGCCACTCTGCGCGGTGACTTCACCCTCTGCGATTTCTGCCGCCTGAGCTCTGAACAGCGCGCCTTCCTGAAGCACTTCGTCGCCGTCGGCGGGAGCATCAAGGACATGGAGGGCATCCTGGGCATCAGCTACCCCACGGTGAAAAAGCGGCTGGCCGAGCTGGCCGACATCCTGGGCGTGGGGCACCGATTCCCCCGACCGGACCCCAAACGGGCGGCCGCCGAGAGGCTCAGGTTGCTGGAGATGCTGGCGGCCGGCGAGATGACGGCCGACGAGGTTTCCAAACGGTTCGAGGAGATGAACGAAGAGGAGGAACGATGA
- a CDS encoding CAP domain-containing protein produces MPKGLFAIIFCLLPAVGAAAFTGEAEAEELMLELVNAARAEDGVAPLAMDPAFTQVARQHSWEMVTLGYFSHESPVSGSETVPQRVANAGLTEVWVGENIGADYRSGPYDWATLTRSTFEGLMDSPPHRANILDPDFNRVGIGIVHSSRGDLEGIHVTEVFTSKRIELNPISIVSDGAFYNVKLTGWLLADGWPGCFVRGSAQEFAPITPDPDGFFATVIKLRQETGTYTLKLGIGPEEFGSKDIFNQFNVDTNQPVERALLINGAH; encoded by the coding sequence GTGCCCAAAGGGCTCTTCGCAATCATATTCTGCCTGCTCCCGGCGGTCGGTGCCGCCGCCTTCACCGGCGAGGCGGAGGCGGAGGAGCTCATGCTGGAGCTCGTCAACGCCGCCCGCGCCGAGGATGGCGTGGCCCCCCTCGCCATGGACCCCGCCTTCACCCAGGTCGCCCGACAGCACTCCTGGGAGATGGTTACCCTGGGCTACTTCAGCCACGAGTCGCCGGTTTCGGGGAGCGAGACGGTTCCCCAACGCGTGGCCAACGCGGGGCTGACGGAGGTCTGGGTCGGGGAGAACATCGGGGCCGATTACCGCAGCGGGCCCTACGACTGGGCGACCCTCACCCGGTCCACCTTCGAGGGCCTGATGGATTCGCCGCCCCACCGGGCGAACATCCTCGACCCAGATTTCAACCGGGTGGGCATCGGAATCGTGCACAGCTCCCGGGGGGACCTGGAGGGAATCCACGTCACGGAGGTGTTCACCTCGAAGCGCATCGAGCTGAACCCGATATCCATCGTCTCCGACGGCGCCTTCTACAACGTGAAGCTGACCGGCTGGCTCCTGGCCGACGGCTGGCCCGGCTGTTTCGTCCGCGGTTCCGCCCAGGAATTCGCCCCGATAACCCCCGACCCCGACGGCTTCTTCGCCACGGTGATCAAGCTCAGGCAGGAGACGGGAACCTACACGCTCAAGCTGGGAATCGGCCCCGAGGAGTTCGGCTCGAAGGACATCTTCAACCAGTTCAACGTGGACACGAACCAGCCGGTGGAGCGTGCGCTACTCATCAACGGCGCCCATTAG